The sequence GGTCCGCTGACCTGCAGCGGGGCGCCTCCGATGGCGCCCGCCACGATGCCACCGACAACGGCGGCGACCAACCCCGCCAGCAGCGGGGCCCCGGACGCCGCGGCGATGCCGAGCGACAGCGGGATGGCGATCAGGAACACGACGATGGACGCCGGCAAGTCCCGGCGCAACAACTGCGTCAAGTAGGACATACGCCCAAAATACCGAAATTTAGTTACTCAGTGATTATTAGACGCGCACTCTCAGGTAAAACACAGCAATCTCTACGGCCACTCTCTCAGCTCGCGGCCAACATCGCACACCGTGTGCGGCACCGGCACGAAAATGCTCCAGAAATGACGAAAGGGGTCGCGCAGCTCTTTCCCCGAAAATAGGGAAAAAGCCACGCGACCCCGATGGGTCACCGACCGGCCGTCAGGCCTTCCAGACGTCCTTGTTCGATTCGTACATGTCGCGCAGGATCATCGGCACGTCGTACGTCACCTTCCAGTCCGGGTAGTGCTCCTCGAACCGGGCGGTGCTGCTGATCCACCACTGGTGGTCGCCGGTCCGGTTCTCCGGCACGTACTCGGTGTCGGCGGGCCGGCCGGCGATCTCCGAGGCCAGCGCGAACGCCTCCAGCACGCTGCAGTTCGAGGTGCGGCCGCCGCCCATGTTGTACACCTCGGCGACGCGCGGCGCGGCGTGGAACGCCTCGAACGCCGCCACCAGGTCGTGCGAGTGGATCGCGTCGCGGACCTGCTTGCCCTGGTAGCCGAAGATCCGGTACTTGCGCTGCTCCATCACGCAGCGCATCACGTACGCCAGGAACCCGTGCAGCTCGGCCGCCGAGTGACCGGGACCGGTCAGCGTGCCGCCGCGGAACACCGCGGTCGGCATGTCGAAGTAGCGGCCGTACTCCTGCACCATCACGTCGGCGGCGACCTTGCTGGCCCCGAAGATCGAGTGCAGGCTGCTGTCGATGGTCATCGTCTCGTCGATGCCGCCGTACCACTTGTGGTCCTCCGGCAGCTCCCAGCGGGTCTCCTTCTCGACCAGCGGCAACGAGTTCGGCGTGTCGCCGTACACCTTGTTGGTCGAGGTGAAGATGAACGGCGCGTCGATCGCGTGCCGGCGGGTCGCCTCGAGCATGTTGATCGTGCCGACCGCGTTCACGTCGAAGTCGGTGAACGGCTCGCGGGCCGCCCAGTCGTGGCTCGGCTGCGCGGCGGCGTGGATCACCAGGCCGATGTTCTTCCCCAGCTTGGCGAAGAGCGCGTCCAGCCCGTCCCGGTCCCGGATGTCCAGCGAGTGGTGGGTGTAGCGGCTGCCGATCTCCCTGGTCAGCCGCTCCAGGTTCCACTTGGTGGAGCCGTCGGCGCCGAAGAAGTAGCCCCGCATGTCGTTGTCGACACCGACCACGTCCATGCCGAGCGCGGCGAAGTGCCGGACCGACTCGGATCCGATCAGACCGGCCGAGCCGGTGATGACGACGACGCTGCCCATCAGGACCTCCGCGGGATGTGGGTGCCGACGCCCGAGGTTACCGGTAGGCCGGAAGTCCCGGAGCCACCGCCCGGGCTTCAACGATCACCATGCTTGGCGAGAGCTCGAAATGGGCACGTCACAGATCTGCCACATCCGATGGGAAGGCTCCGGCGATACGCACGCTATGCCGGAACTAGTACAGCAGAGGCGGTCGTGATGACGGAGTCCCTTCCGGCACTTGATCCCCCCATGTCCGAGACGGACGCTCTGACCCTGGGCGTGGAGGAGGAGCTCCACGTCGTCGACCTGGCCACCCGGGAGCTGGTCCCGCGGGCCCCCGAGGTGCTCGACCAGCTCGACCCGCAACACTTCTCGGCCGAGCTGCACCGCACCGTCGTGGAGACGAACACCCCGGTCAGCGCCACCCTGGACGGCCTGCGCGAGGGCATCGCGGCCCGCCGCCGGGCGGCCATCGGCGTCGCCGAGTCGCTCGGGCTGGGCCTGGTCGCGGCGGGCACGGTGCCGCTGGTCGACCTGGACGCGCTGTCGGTCACCCCGACCAGCCGTTACCGCCGGATGCTGCACGAGTACCAGATGCTGGTCCGTGAGCAGCTGATCTGCGGTGCGCAGGTGCACGTCGGGGTGCCGGACGCCGACGAGGCGGTCGCGGTGGCCCAGCGCGTCACGCCGGCGCTGCCGGTGCTGCTGGCCCTCTCCACCAGCTCGCCGTACTGGATGGGCGAGGACTCCGGGTACGCCAGCGCCCGCTCCCTGGTCTGGACCCGCTGGCCGACCGCCGGCGACAGCGGCGTGCTGCACTCCGCCCAGGAGCACGACATGCTGGTCAACGACCTGATCGCGTCCGGGACGATCAGCGACCCGAAGATGGTCTACTTCGACGTCCGGCCGTCCGCGCACGTGCCCACCGTGGAGCTGCGGGTCACCGACGCCTGCCCGGACGTGGACACCGTCGTGCTGCTCGCCGGGCTGTTCCGGGCCCTGGTCCGGCGCGCCCGGCTGGAGCACCGGGCCGGCCTTCCGCTGCCGGCCGCCCGGCCACCGCTGCACCGGGCGGCGATGTGGCGGGCGGCCCGCTCCGGTCTGGAGGGCGACCTGCTCGACCTGCCCCGCTCCCCGATCCCGGTGCCGGCCGCCGTCGCCGTCGAGCGCCTGGTCGGCGACCTGCGGCCGCATCTGGAGGCGCTGGGCGACTGGGAGCAGGTCTTCGACCTGTCCGCGCGGGCGCTCAGCCGGGGCAGTTCGGCGTCGCGGCAGCGGCGCGCGCTGGCCCGCCGCGGCCGGATCGCCGACGTGGTCGATCTGCTGGTGACCGACACCCGGGGCGGCGCGACCGGGCCGCTGCGGGACGGGATGCTGGCGCCGGCCCGGCTCAGCCCGTACGCGGCCGCCGGGGACGAGGCCTTCCCGGGCGAGATCGCCGCGGAGTACGCCGGGATCGTGCCGGTGCTCACCGCGCTCGGCGCGACCGGGCTGCGGCAGCGCGAGGACGCCCGGGACGAGCAGCAGCGGGCCAACGGGGTGACGTTCAGCGTGGCCGGCGAGGCGGCCACCCGGCTGTTCCCGTTCGACCTGGTGCCCCGGGTGGTCCCGGCGGCCGACTGGAGCGCGTTGCGGGCCGGGCTGGCCCAGCGGGTCCGGGCCCTGAACGCGTTCCTCGCCGACGTCTACGACGACCGGCAGATCGTGGCCGACGGGATCGTGCCGGGGTGGGTCGTCGACGGCTCCCCCGAGTTGCGGGCCAGCGGAGCGCTGGTCGGCGCGCCCGGGGTGCGCGCCCAGGTGGCCGGAGTGGACCTGGTCCGGGACGCGGACGGCCGGTGGTGCGTGCTGGAGGACAACCTGCGGGTGCCGTCCGGGATCGCCTACGCCATGCAGAACCGCCGCCTCACCGAGAGCATCCTGCCCGAGCTGCCCCGGCCCCGGAACCTGATCCCGGTCGAGGACACGCCGCGGCTGCTCCGGCAGGCGCTGCTGGCCGCGGCCGGCCCGGCCGCCGGCGACGACCCGGCGCTGGTCGTGCTCAGCCAGGGACCGGACGACTCGGCCTGGTTCGAGCACCGGATGCTGGCCGAGGCGATGGACGTGCCGGTGGTGCGCAGCATCGAGCTGTTCGTCGACGACGGCCGGGTGTACCGGCTGCGCGACGGCAAGCGGTATCCGGTGGACGTGATCTACCTGCGGATGGGCGAGGACAGTCTGGTGCACTCGCCCGGCGCGGACGGGATGCCGCTCGGGCCGAGCCTGGTCTCGGCGGTGCACGCGCGGACCGTCACGCTGGCCAACGCGCTGGGCAACGGGATCGGCGACGACAAGGCGGTCTACGCGTACGTCCCCCGCATGATCGAGTACTACCTGGGCGAGAAACCGCTGCTGGCCGATGTGCCGACGTATCTGTGCGGGCTCGCCGACCAGCGCGCCGAGGTGCTGTCCCGGCTGGACGAACTGGTCTGCAAGCCGGTCGACGGGTACGGCGGGGACCGGATCGTGATCGGCCCGCACGCGACCGCCGGCGAGCTGGACGCGCTGCGCCGGCAGATCCGTGCCGCTCCGCACCGCTGGGTGGCGCAGGAGCTGGTCCGGCTCTCCACCCACCCGGTCTTCGACGGCCACCAGTTCGCGCCCCGGCACGTGGACCTGCGCGCGTTCGTGTTCACCGGCGACCGCCCGGTGGTCGCGCCGGCCGCGCTGACCCGGGTGGCCCCGGCCGGCAGCATGATCGTCAATTCGTCGCGGGGCGGCGGCTCGAAGGACACCTGGTTGATCGCAGAGGGAGGCATGTGATGTGTGGCATCGCCGGTGAGATCCGGTACGGCGAGCGGCCCGCGGACGCCGAGGCGGTCCGCCGGATGCTGCCCTGCCTGCAGTCGCGGGGCCCGGACGGGGAGGGGCTGTGGGAACACGGGCGGCTGGCCTTCGGGCACCGCCGTCTGCGGATCATCGACCTGAGCGACAACGGCCGCCAGCCGATGACCGACGACGAGCTCGGCCTGACCGTGGTCTTCAACGGCTGCGTCTACAACTACCGGCAGCTGCGCGAGGAGTTGCAGGGGCACGGCTACCGGTTCTTCTCCACCTCGGACACCGAGGTGATCCTGAAGGCGTACCACCGGTGGGGCGCGGACTGTGTCTCCCGCCTGTTCGGGATGTTCGCCTTCGCGGTGGCCGAGCACGCCAGCGGGACGGTCACCCTGGCCCGCGACCGGCTCGGGATCAAGCCGATGTACCTGGCCGAGGCGCCGGGGCGGCTGCGGTTCGCCTCGACGCTGCCGGCGCTACTGGCCGCCGGCGGAGTGGAGACCACGATCGACAAGGTGGCGTTGCAGCACTACATGACGTTCCACTCGGTGGTGCCGGCGCCGCGGACGATCCTCTCCGGGATCCGCAAGCTGCCGCCCGCCACGGTCCGGGTGATCAAGGCGGACGGCACGGCCTCGGAGCGCGTCTACTGGACCGCGTCGTTCGAACGGACCCGCGAGATGGGCCGCGACGAGTGGGCGCACGCGGTGCGGGAGAAACTCGACCTCGCCGTGCAGCGGCGGATGGTCGCCGACGTGCCGGTGGGCGTGCTGCTCTCCGGCGGGCTCGACTCCAGCCTCATCGTGGCGCTGCTGGCGCGGCGGGGCCAGCCCGGGCTGACCACGTTCAGCATCGGGTTCGAGCCGGCCGGCGGCGAGAGCGGTGACGAGTTCGTCTACTCGGACCTGATCGCCAAGCGGTTCGGCACCGAGCACCACCAGATCCGGATCGGACACGACCGGTTCCTGCCGGCCGTGGACCGTACCGTCGCGGCGATGAGCGAGCCGATGGTCAGCCACGACTGCATCGCGTTCCACCTGCTCAGTGAGGACGTGGCGAAGCATGTCAAGGTCGTACAATCTGGCCAGGGCGCGGACGAGATCTTCGCCGGTTACAGCTGGTATCCACCCCTCGCCGGCGTGCCCCGGGAGCAGGCCGTCGAGGCGTACGCGAAGGAGTTCTTCGACCGGTCGCACGCGGCCCTCGCCGGGCAGCTCAACCCGGCCTGGCACCTGGACCGCGACGAGGCCCTCCAGTTCGTGGCGGACAGTTTCGGTCGTCCCGGCGCGACCACCGCGGTCGATGCGGCGCTGCGGCTCGACTCGCAGGTGATGCTGGTCGACGATCCGGTCAAACGGGTGGACAACATGACTATGGCGTGGGGGCTGGAGGCGCGCGTACCCTTCCTCGATCACGAACTGGTGGAGCTCGCCGCGGCCTGCCCGCCCGAGCTGAAACTCGCCTCGGACGGCAAGGGGGTGCTCAAGGACGCGGCGCGCGGTCTGGTGCCGGACGAGGTGATCGACCGCACCAAGGGCTACTTCCCGGTGCCGGGCATCCGGCACCTGCAGGGCCCGATGCTGGCGAAGGTCCGCGACGCGCTGCACGCGCCGGCGGCCCGCGACCGCGGGCTGTTCCGGCCGGAGTACGTCGAGGCGCTGCTCGCCGACCCGAACACCCCGCGCACCACGCTCGGGGCCAACCAGCTGTGGCAGCTCGCGCTGCTGGAGATGTGGTTGCAGGACAAACAGATCTAGGGGGACGTCGTGACCGGTCAGTTCAGGCGCGCCGACGTGACCGTACTGCCGGCCTTCCGCCCGCGGGCCGCCGACCTGGCGTCGGAGATCGCCGGGAACTGGTCACCGGCGCTGTCGCCGGACGGGCGGCACGCGGCGTACGTCTCCGACCGCGGCGGGATCCCGGCCGTGTGGGTGCAGCCGATCGGCAGCGAGCTGGCCTTCCAGATCCCCTTCGAGCACCCGGTGTCCGAGGTGGCCTGGTCCTCCGGCGGTGGCTGGCTGGCCTGCCAGGTCGCTCCGGGCGGCGCGCCCCGGCACGAGGTGTGGCTGGTGCGGCCGGACGGCTCCGACCCGCACCAGGTGGGCGGGTTCGGCGCGGACACCGCCGACAACATGCGCTGGCTGCCCGGATGGCCGGTGCTCGCCCTCACCGAGAACCTGACCACCGCGGTGCTCGTCGACGTGGTGGCCGGGACCCGGACGGTGGTCGTCGAGGACGAGCTGGTCGCGCTCTGCGACGTGGACCCGTCCGGGCGCGCCGCGCTGCTGCGCTACGGCCCGCGCGGCGCGCGGCGCATCGTGCTGCGCGACCTGGCCGCCGGCACCGAGACCACGATCGCCCGGGGCGAGCAGGCGGTCTTCAGCCCGGGCGGCGGCTGCGTGTACGCGCGCAGCGAGGACGGCGAGTTCCCGGCCCTGATCCGGGTCGCCGGCGGCGCGACCGAGGTGCTGGCGTCCGGACCCGCCGAGGTGGAGTCGTTCGCGGTGACCGCGGACGGGCGGACCGCCGCGGTGCTGTGGAACGTCCGGGGCGGGGAGTCCGCCCTGGAGCTGCTCGACCTCGACCATGCCGCGCCGTCCGCCGGGCGGTCGGTCACCGTGCCGCTGCCCGGGACCGTGATCTCCGGACTGAGCTGGAGCTTCGACGGGTCCACACTGGCCTTCACCGCGGAGGGGCCGGGCCAGCCGCACGGGGTCTGGGCCTGCGACCGGGACGGCTCCGGGCTACGGGCGATCTCCGCCGAGCCGGCCGCGGCCGACGCGGTGCACCCGAGCCTGGAGAAGATCACCGCGCACGACGGGCTCACCCTGACCGGGTGGCTGTTCAGCCCGCCCGGCGACGGTCCGCACCCGACGGTGGTCTGGCTGCACGGCGGGCCGGAGGCGCAGGAACGCCCGGGGCACGGGCCGCTGTTCCAGACGCTGGTGCGGCACGGGATCGCGGTCCTCGCGCCGAACGTACGCGGGTCGTCCGGGTTCGGCCGCACGTTCGTGAACGCGGACAACGGCGCGCTGCGGTACGCCGCGATCGAGGACGTCCGCTCCTGCGTGCGGTACCTGCGAGAGGCCGGGATCGCCGGGCGCGTCGGTGTGATGGGCCGCTCCTACGGGGGCTATCTGACGCTGGCGGCGCTGTGCGCGTACCCGGAGCTGTTCGACGTCGGCATCGACGTCTGCGGCATGTCGAACTTCGCGACCTTCTACGAGCACACCGAACCGTGGATCGCGGCCGCCGCGATCAGCAAGTACGGCGACCCGGAGAAGGACGCGGAGCTGCTGCGCGACCTGTCGCCGATCCACCGGATCGACCGGCTACGGGCGCCGCTGATGGTGGTGCACGGCGAGAACGACAGCAACGTGCCGGTGATCGAGGCGGAGCAGGTGGTGGCCGCGCTGGCCGCGCGCGGCGTCGGGCACCGGTACCTGCTGTTCCCCGGCGAGGGGCACGAGCTGCTGCACCGCTCGTCGCGGGCCACGTACCTGCGGGAGACGACCGCCTGGCTCACCACCCACCTGCGCTCCTGACCGCCACCGCCTCACCGGAGTCCGAGCACCAGCACGCCGCCACCGCCTCACAGCATCAGGCCCAGCACCAGCACGAGCAGGAGACCGCACGCGGCGACGGCCGCGCCCGCCGACCGCATCTCACTGCCCGGCGGGCCGGTCGAGGCGCTGCTCCAGTCGTTCGATCCGCTCGATCAGCGGCTGGAGCGCGGTGGCCAGCAGCGCGGCCGGGTCCCCGGACGGCGGGGCGCCGGCGGCGCCCGGCTGCGCGGCACCGGCGGCGGTGTTCGCCCGCAGGTGGCGGTAGCCGGCCAGGGCGGAGGCGACCGCCCGGCGGGTCAGGCGCGGCTCGGCGCCGGCCGCGCGCAGCACCCGGCCGGCCGCCCCGTCCGGCTCGGTGACCAGGCCGAGCAGCAGATGCTCGCAACCCACGTAGTTGTGCCCGAGGCCGACCGCCTCACCGACCGCGAGCTCCAGCGCGCCGGCCGCCGGGCTGCTGAAGCGCACGCCCGGACCCGGGCCGGCAGGCTCGTCGCCCGGCTCCCGCTCCAGCTCACGGGCCAGCCGCGCCGGCTCGATGTCGAGCGCCTCGAGCACGTGCAGGGCCAGGTTGGTGCCCTCCTCGATCATGGCGCCGAGCAGGTGCCCGGTGCCCACGCAGGACAGCGACACGGCGCGGGCGCGCTCGACGGCCAGCCCGAGCACGGTGCGGCCGCGGCCGGTCATCAGCGGGAAGCGCTCCTCCAGGTCGGCGCCGGACAGTTCGCTCAGTGAGGTCTCCCGGATCGCGGTGACCCGGCGCACCGCCTGCTCCAGAGCCCGCTGGCAGATCGCGGAGACCGGCAGGCCGGTCTCGCGGACCGCCTCGGCCAGCTCGTCCGGCAGATACACGTTGATCTTGGGCATCCCGCATCCCTCCGCCATCTTGGGGTTATGATGCTATACCCCCCTTGGGGTTACACACAATGGCGGCAGTGGCAAAGGGCACGTTGCCGCGCGCCGAGCTGCGGAGAAGGCTGGAAACGCAACTGCTGACGCGCGAGTGGAAGGCAGCACCACATGTCCCTGCGACCCGGAGCCCGGGCCTGGGCGGTGTGGGCCGCGGGCCTCGCCGCGTACGTCATCGCCGTCCTGCACCGCACCTCGCTGGGCGTCGCCGGGCTGGACGCGCAGCACCGCTTCGACGTCGGCGCGGGCGCACTCGCCAGCTTCGCGGTGCTGCAACTGCTCGTCTACGCCGCCCTGCAGATCCCGGTCGGCGTGCTGCTGGACCGATTCGGATCACTGCGAATGGTGGCCGGCGGGGCGCTCGCCATGACGGCCGGGCAGACCCTGATGGCCTTCGCCGACGACATCACCGGCGCGGTCGTGGCCCGGATCCTGGTCGGCGCCGGCGACGCGATGACCTTCATCAGCGTGCTGCGCCTGGTCCCGTACTGGTTCCCGGCGCGGCGGGTGCCGGTGATCAGCCAGCTGACCGGGCTGGTCGGGCAGCTCGGGCAGGTCATCTCCGCCGTGCCGCTGGCCGCCCTGCTGGCCGGGGCCGGCTGGTCCGCCGCCTTCCTCGGCGCCGCCGGCGCGGGGCTGTTCGTCGCGCTGGTGGCGCTGGCCACCCTGCGCGACACCCCGGAGCACCGGATCAGCAGCGGCAACCCGATCAGCATCCGGCGGCTCGGCGCCGACCTGAGCGGCGCCTGGCAGCACCCGGGCACCCGGCTCGGGCTCTGGACGCACTTCACCACCCAGTTCACCGGCACGGTGTTCGCCCTGATGTGGGGTATCCCGTTCCTGATCGCCGGAGAGGGGCTGACCCGCGGGCAGGCCGGCACGCTGCTCACCGTCTTCGTGATCACCGGCATGGCCGCCGGGCCGCTGCTCGGCACCCTCGTCCAGCGGTACCCGCTGCGCCGGTCGCTGCTGGTGTTCGGCATCGTCGGGATCAACCTGGGCGCCTGGGCGCTGGTGCTGCTGTGGCCCGGACGGGCCCCGCTGCCGGTGCTGACGCTGCTGGTGGTCGCGCTCGGCTCGGGCGGCCCCGGCTCGATGATCGGCTTCGACTACGCCCGTACCTTCAACCCGCCGCACCGCCTGGGCACCGCGACCGGCGTGGTCAACATCGGCGGGTTCGTCGCCTCGCTGCTGACCATCGAGCTGATCGGGCTGATCCTGGACGCCCGCACCGGCGGCCGTGCCGACTATCACATCGCCGACTTCCGGATCGCGATGTCGGTGCAGTTCGCGGTCGCCGCGGTCGGCCTGGCCGGCATCCTGCGGACCCGCAGACTCACCCGCCACCACCTCGCGCGGGAGGAGGGACTCGTGGTCCGGCCGCTGCGGGCGGCGCTGGCCGAGCGGCGGGGTTTAGCGACCGGCCGAGCGGTAAAGGCGGAAAGCTGGCGCGATTGAGAGGGGGCACATGACCGAGCACGCGCAACCCCGGCCCTGGGCCGGCATCGACATCCCGAAGACCATCGCCGGCACCCTGGCCGCGGTCTCCGCCGCGGTGGTGGGCTCGTTCCTCGGCGTGGCCGGCACCCTGATCGGCGCCGCGGTGGCCAGCCTGGTCAGCTCGATCGGCACCGAGGTCTACCACCGCTACCTGGAGCGGGGCACGAAGAAGCTGCAGGCCGCGTTCGTCACCGCGCCGGCCGCGGTCGGCACGCCCGAGGTGGCCGCCGCCCCACAACCACCGTCCGAGGAGCCGCAACCGGCCGCCGCGCCCCGGCGGATCCGCTGGAAGCGGGTCGCCCTGGTGGCCGGTGGGCTGTTCGTGCTCGCGATGGGCACCCTCACCGCGGCGGAACTGCTGGCCGGCCGGTCCGCCGCGGATGCCACCGGCGGCCGCGGCAGCGGGGCGCCCACGGTGCTGAACTGGACCGGCGACCACCGCGCCGACGAGGACCGGCAGGACCGCGCGCCGGCGCCGTCGAGCACGCCGACCGTCACGCGGACGACCGGGAGCACCCCGGACGCGCCGGCCGGCAGCGGCACGCCGGCCACCACCGGGCCGGCCCCGCAGCAGACCACCGAGGCCCCGGCCGAGCCGACGCCGACCGGCGGCACGGAGCCCGGCGGCACCGAGCCCGACGGACAGACCGGGGACACCGGGGACACCGGGGACACCGGGGACACCGGGGACGGCGACACCGGGACCGGTGACGGCGGCTCCGGCGACACCGGCACCGACCCGGGCTCCGGCACGGATCAGCAGGGAACCGCCGACCAACCGCAGCAGTAGGAGGGAGCACGGGGATGGACGCGAAGGGCGTTCTCCGGGACGCGTACGGCCGCCTGCCCGACCTGGTCGGCGGCGCGGTCGACGGCCTCACACCGCAGCAGCTGCGCTGGGCGCCCCGACCCGGCGCGAACTCGATCGGCTGGCTGGTCTGGCACCTCACCCGGGTGCAGGACAGCCACCTCGCCGAACTGCTCGGCGCCGATCAGGTCTACACCGGCGCCGACTGGGCCGGCCGCTTCGGCCGCAAACCGGACCCGTCCGACACCGGCTACGGGCACACCGCCGCCGACGTGGCCGCGGTCGTCCCGGAGAGCGCGCGGGCACTGACCGATTACTACCAGGCTGTACACGACCGGACCATGACGTACCTGGACGGCCTCACCGACGCCGACCTGGACCGGGTCGTCGACCGGAACTGGGACCCGCCGGTCACCCTCGGCGTCCGCCTGGTCAGCGTGTACGACGACGACGCGCAGCACGTGGCCCAGGCCGCCTACCTGCGCGGGCTGCTGCCCGGCGACGTGTGACGGCCAGGCGCCGCCCGGCGGGCGGGCGGCGCCGACACCGCACTTCCTGCCGGCGCGACATCCCCCGCGCCACCCCTACCGCACTTCCTGCCGGCGCGACGTCCTACAGCGGCGCCGCTCAGGACGCCTCCAGGACCGTCCTGATCTCGGCGATGCCGCGTTCCACCCGGGCCCGGACCGCGCCCGCCAGCGCGTGCGGAAGCACGTCGGTGGTCCACACCACCCGGGTGACGCCGCCGGACTCGACCACCTGGAAACTCGCGTGGTGACGGGTCAGCGGGAGCGCCGACCCGTCGATCACCGAGTACGCCAGGCGGCGCAGCCCGTGATCGACCGCGATGATCAGCTCCCGGATGCGCGACCCGTCCGGCATGGTCAGGATCCGGATGTCACCGTCCATCTCGACGGCGGACACCCGGCCCGGGAGCAGCCGCTCGTGCACCGCCGCGACGTCGGCGATCGCCGCCCACGCCTGTGCCGCCGGAACACCGACGACCGTCTCCACCGCAACCGTGGCCATCCCCCACCCCTCCTGTCCGCCGGAACGCTACCGCGGGCCGAGCGCGCCGAGCAGCTCGGCCGCGTCGGCCGCCTGCCACGGCTCGTCCGGCCGGCCGGTCACGGTGAGCGCGAGCGAGCCCTCGGCGGGGTGGCCGGGGACGTAGCCGCCGAGCGTGTCCGCGTCGACGACCGCG is a genomic window of Actinoplanes teichomyceticus ATCC 31121 containing:
- a CDS encoding Clp protease N-terminal domain-containing protein; protein product: MPKINVYLPDELAEAVRETGLPVSAICQRALEQAVRRVTAIRETSLSELSGADLEERFPLMTGRGRTVLGLAVERARAVSLSCVGTGHLLGAMIEEGTNLALHVLEALDIEPARLARELEREPGDEPAGPGPGVRFSSPAAGALELAVGEAVGLGHNYVGCEHLLLGLVTEPDGAAGRVLRAAGAEPRLTRRAVASALAGYRHLRANTAAGAAQPGAAGAPPSGDPAALLATALQPLIERIERLEQRLDRPAGQ
- a CDS encoding N-acetylglutaminylglutamine amidotransferase, with protein sequence MCGIAGEIRYGERPADAEAVRRMLPCLQSRGPDGEGLWEHGRLAFGHRRLRIIDLSDNGRQPMTDDELGLTVVFNGCVYNYRQLREELQGHGYRFFSTSDTEVILKAYHRWGADCVSRLFGMFAFAVAEHASGTVTLARDRLGIKPMYLAEAPGRLRFASTLPALLAAGGVETTIDKVALQHYMTFHSVVPAPRTILSGIRKLPPATVRVIKADGTASERVYWTASFERTREMGRDEWAHAVREKLDLAVQRRMVADVPVGVLLSGGLDSSLIVALLARRGQPGLTTFSIGFEPAGGESGDEFVYSDLIAKRFGTEHHQIRIGHDRFLPAVDRTVAAMSEPMVSHDCIAFHLLSEDVAKHVKVVQSGQGADEIFAGYSWYPPLAGVPREQAVEAYAKEFFDRSHAALAGQLNPAWHLDRDEALQFVADSFGRPGATTAVDAALRLDSQVMLVDDPVKRVDNMTMAWGLEARVPFLDHELVELAAACPPELKLASDGKGVLKDAARGLVPDEVIDRTKGYFPVPGIRHLQGPMLAKVRDALHAPAARDRGLFRPEYVEALLADPNTPRTTLGANQLWQLALLEMWLQDKQI
- a CDS encoding MFS transporter, which encodes MSLRPGARAWAVWAAGLAAYVIAVLHRTSLGVAGLDAQHRFDVGAGALASFAVLQLLVYAALQIPVGVLLDRFGSLRMVAGGALAMTAGQTLMAFADDITGAVVARILVGAGDAMTFISVLRLVPYWFPARRVPVISQLTGLVGQLGQVISAVPLAALLAGAGWSAAFLGAAGAGLFVALVALATLRDTPEHRISSGNPISIRRLGADLSGAWQHPGTRLGLWTHFTTQFTGTVFALMWGIPFLIAGEGLTRGQAGTLLTVFVITGMAAGPLLGTLVQRYPLRRSLLVFGIVGINLGAWALVLLWPGRAPLPVLTLLVVALGSGGPGSMIGFDYARTFNPPHRLGTATGVVNIGGFVASLLTIELIGLILDARTGGRADYHIADFRIAMSVQFAVAAVGLAGILRTRRLTRHHLAREEGLVVRPLRAALAERRGLATGRAVKAESWRD
- a CDS encoding carboxylate--amine ligase/circularly permuted type 2 ATP-grasp protein; protein product: MSETDALTLGVEEELHVVDLATRELVPRAPEVLDQLDPQHFSAELHRTVVETNTPVSATLDGLREGIAARRRAAIGVAESLGLGLVAAGTVPLVDLDALSVTPTSRYRRMLHEYQMLVREQLICGAQVHVGVPDADEAVAVAQRVTPALPVLLALSTSSPYWMGEDSGYASARSLVWTRWPTAGDSGVLHSAQEHDMLVNDLIASGTISDPKMVYFDVRPSAHVPTVELRVTDACPDVDTVVLLAGLFRALVRRARLEHRAGLPLPAARPPLHRAAMWRAARSGLEGDLLDLPRSPIPVPAAVAVERLVGDLRPHLEALGDWEQVFDLSARALSRGSSASRQRRALARRGRIADVVDLLVTDTRGGATGPLRDGMLAPARLSPYAAAGDEAFPGEIAAEYAGIVPVLTALGATGLRQREDARDEQQRANGVTFSVAGEAATRLFPFDLVPRVVPAADWSALRAGLAQRVRALNAFLADVYDDRQIVADGIVPGWVVDGSPELRASGALVGAPGVRAQVAGVDLVRDADGRWCVLEDNLRVPSGIAYAMQNRRLTESILPELPRPRNLIPVEDTPRLLRQALLAAAGPAAGDDPALVVLSQGPDDSAWFEHRMLAEAMDVPVVRSIELFVDDGRVYRLRDGKRYPVDVIYLRMGEDSLVHSPGADGMPLGPSLVSAVHARTVTLANALGNGIGDDKAVYAYVPRMIEYYLGEKPLLADVPTYLCGLADQRAEVLSRLDELVCKPVDGYGGDRIVIGPHATAGELDALRRQIRAAPHRWVAQELVRLSTHPVFDGHQFAPRHVDLRAFVFTGDRPVVAPAALTRVAPAGSMIVNSSRGGGSKDTWLIAEGGM
- a CDS encoding S9 family peptidase; its protein translation is MTGQFRRADVTVLPAFRPRAADLASEIAGNWSPALSPDGRHAAYVSDRGGIPAVWVQPIGSELAFQIPFEHPVSEVAWSSGGGWLACQVAPGGAPRHEVWLVRPDGSDPHQVGGFGADTADNMRWLPGWPVLALTENLTTAVLVDVVAGTRTVVVEDELVALCDVDPSGRAALLRYGPRGARRIVLRDLAAGTETTIARGEQAVFSPGGGCVYARSEDGEFPALIRVAGGATEVLASGPAEVESFAVTADGRTAAVLWNVRGGESALELLDLDHAAPSAGRSVTVPLPGTVISGLSWSFDGSTLAFTAEGPGQPHGVWACDRDGSGLRAISAEPAAADAVHPSLEKITAHDGLTLTGWLFSPPGDGPHPTVVWLHGGPEAQERPGHGPLFQTLVRHGIAVLAPNVRGSSGFGRTFVNADNGALRYAAIEDVRSCVRYLREAGIAGRVGVMGRSYGGYLTLAALCAYPELFDVGIDVCGMSNFATFYEHTEPWIAAAAISKYGDPEKDAELLRDLSPIHRIDRLRAPLMVVHGENDSNVPVIEAEQVVAALAARGVGHRYLLFPGEGHELLHRSSRATYLRETTAWLTTHLRS
- a CDS encoding NAD-dependent epimerase/dehydratase family protein codes for the protein MGSVVVITGSAGLIGSESVRHFAALGMDVVGVDNDMRGYFFGADGSTKWNLERLTREIGSRYTHHSLDIRDRDGLDALFAKLGKNIGLVIHAAAQPSHDWAAREPFTDFDVNAVGTINMLEATRRHAIDAPFIFTSTNKVYGDTPNSLPLVEKETRWELPEDHKWYGGIDETMTIDSSLHSIFGASKVAADVMVQEYGRYFDMPTAVFRGGTLTGPGHSAAELHGFLAYVMRCVMEQRKYRIFGYQGKQVRDAIHSHDLVAAFEAFHAAPRVAEVYNMGGGRTSNCSVLEAFALASEIAGRPADTEYVPENRTGDHQWWISSTARFEEHYPDWKVTYDVPMILRDMYESNKDVWKA
- a CDS encoding mycothiol transferase, whose product is MDAKGVLRDAYGRLPDLVGGAVDGLTPQQLRWAPRPGANSIGWLVWHLTRVQDSHLAELLGADQVYTGADWAGRFGRKPDPSDTGYGHTAADVAAVVPESARALTDYYQAVHDRTMTYLDGLTDADLDRVVDRNWDPPVTLGVRLVSVYDDDAQHVAQAAYLRGLLPGDV